The proteins below are encoded in one region of Engystomops pustulosus chromosome 8, aEngPut4.maternal, whole genome shotgun sequence:
- the LOC140074509 gene encoding nucleoside diphosphate kinase A1: MACNKEQTFIAIKPDGVQRGLIGDIIKRFEQKGFRLAAMKMQLASKELLKEHYIDLKDRPFYNGLVEYMHSGPVVAMVWEGLNVVKTGRVMLGETNPADSKPGTIRGDFCIQVGRNIIHGSDSVESAKKEIALWFKPEEVTDWSSCAYQWVYEN; this comes from the exons ATGGCTTGTAACAAGGAACAGACCTTCATCGCCATCAAGCCTGACGGCGTCCAGCGGGGGCTCATCGGCGACATCATCAAGCGCTTCGAGCAGAAAGGCTTCCGCCTGGCGGCCATGAAGATGCAGCTG gcttCCAAAGAGCTTCTGAAGGAGCATTACATCGACCTCAAGGACCGTCCCTTCTACAATGGGCTGGTGGAGTACATGCACTCGGGGCCAGTGGTCGCCATG GTCTGGGAAGGACTGAATGTTGTGAAGACCGGCCGTGTAATGCTGGGGGAGACCAACCCTGCCGACTCCAAGCCGGGCACCATCAGGGGAGACTTCTGTATCCAGGTCGGCAG gaaCATCATCCATGGCAGTGACTCTGTGGAGAGCGCCAAGAAGGAGATCGCCTTGTGGTTTAAGCCCGAGGAGGTGACGGACTGGTCCAGCTGTGCCTATCAGTGGGTGTACGAAAACTGA
- the LOC140074511 gene encoding FMR1-interacting protein NUFIP2-like: MHKEHRAQDENSNPRERAVSRRKERLSPSEHDMNHINRSRPKTGSWDSNGYGADIEALSGGRSEESAPLSPSNSLNLRHLRGCEKDSSGRGVQRPPASQYHPNYYPTHHHHHHRTSYSGHRKGYWDYESQYRDGKRKAWVPRPGGGPHPQRPRNREALNSTETPCADMRPEQDKGKALSRQPSPPADKELPATDSWLLFKPLPVFPVDSSSARTLPKISYASKVKENLDGKGLVPSSALRTSTTLPHCLLNTAPQGDGPTPHPGSLSSSSCSSLSSSSPPSPVSQDNLGAIFQNEWGLSFINEPGAGQAAPAEGRDHQEETPGGVEGGGDQDTATPVMVRLSHGFYIEGADPEATAMDNPRDWEAMVTYSLQEWNRVWNLHKKDPSRVVVYAETMDGKG, from the exons ATGCACAAGGAGCACCGGGCCCAGGATGAGAACAGTAACCCGCGGGAGCGCGCAGTGAGCCGGAGGAAGGAGAGACTCAGCCCCAGCGAGCACGACATGAACCACATCAACCGCAGCCGCCCCAAGACAG GCTCCTGGGACTCTAACGGCTACGGCGCGGACATCGAGGCGCTATCAGGCGGCCGCAGCGAGGAGAGCGCCCCCCTCAGCCCCTCCAACTCCCTGAACCTGCGCCACCTGCGCGGCTGTGAGAAGGACTCCTCCGGGCGAGGGGTGCAGAGaccccccgcttcccagtaccacCCCAACTACTACCCCACacaccaccatcaccaccaccgcACCTCCTACTCCGGCCACCGCAAAGGTTATTGGGACTATGAGAGCCAGTACCGGGACGGCAAACGTAAGGCGTGGGTGCCCCGGCCCGGAGGGGGGCCCCACCCCCAGCGCCCCAGGAACCGCGAAGCCTTAAACTCCACAGAAACCCCGTGTGCGGATATGAGGCCTGAGCAGGACAAAGGTAAAGCGCTCTCCCGCCAGCCCTCGCCCCCCGCCGACAAGGAGCTCCCCGCCACCGACAGCTGGCTGCTCTTCAAGCCTCTGCCCGTCTTTCCTGTGGACAGCAGCAGCGCCAGGACCCTGCCCAAAATCAGCTACGCCAGCAAGGTGAAGGAGAACCTGGACGGCAAAGGACTGGTGCCCAGCTCTGCCCTCCGCACCTCCACCACCCTACCCCACTGCCTGCTGaacactgcaccccagggtgaCGGCCCCACCCCACACCCCggctccctgtcctcctcctcctgctcctccctgtcctcctcctccccacccTCCCCCGTCAGCCAGGACAACCTGGGGGCCATTTTCCAGAACGAGTGGGGGCTGTCATTCATCAACGAACCTGGGGCCGGCCAGGCAGCACCCGCCGAGGGGAGGGACCACCAAGAGGAGACCCCCGGAGGAGTGGAAGGCGGCGGtgaccaggacacagctacccccGTGATGGTGCGTCTGTCCCATGGCTTCTACATAGAAGGTGCTGACCCCGAGGCCACCGCCATGGACAACCCCAGGGACTGGGAGGCCATGGTCACCTACAGTCTGCAAG AGTGGAATCGTGTCTGGAACTTACACAAGAAAG ATCCCTCTCGTGTAGTTGTATATGCAGAAACCATGGATGGTAAAGGTTAA